The window GGCAAACTGACGCGACATTTTTTTATTTTCGTTCTCTTCAAGCAGAAGAGAATCCATATAGTTTTCTTTGCTAGTTAACACCGTCTCACGCATGCAGGAATCTTCTCATAAATTCCCGACGAAGTTAACAGGAAGTTAATTTGCGGTAGGCCACCTCCCTGGAAATAATAGGATTTCGTGTTGCTGTTTCCAGCAAGGAGGAAAATCATGAGACGATGCAAAGCCCTTTCCCTGCTCGCTTTGTCAGTTTGGATCCTAAACGCATGCGCCACCAAAGAAGAACCCAGAGAATATTATCGTCCCGCCACAGACTCGGCATCCGCCAATGCACCGAAATCCTCCGTCGCCGCTTTGGGAAAGACAGGGGATGAAGACCTGAGTCGCAGCACAAAGTTCACCGCACTTTCGCAAAACATCCGCTTTGACCCCAAAAGCACTGCGCTTTCGGCTTCGAATCGCCGCGCTTTGGACGGAATCGCTGACGAAATGAAAAAATCCATCAACTCGTTTAAGACTGTTCGCGTGACGGGCTTTTCCGACGCCATTGGTGATAGCAGTGAAAATCAGGATATCTCTGAACAGCGCGCGTTGGCCGTCCAAGACTATCTGGTAAAAAAAGGCATTCCAGAAGAAAAAATCGAAGCCATCGGCATGGGCGCAGTACAATCCGACATGATGGGTAGCGAGTCCCAGCAAGCACGCGATCGTCGCGTGGATTTTGAGATTGTGGAATAATTTGAAAGGCGGCAAGATGGGAACATGAATCCACTTCTTGCTTTTGACCTCGATGGCACATTGATCGACTCGGCCCCTGACATTGTTGTCGCCGTGAACCGCACACTGAAAAGTCACGGCAAAGTGCCGCTTGCGGATGAAGTTATTATTTCCCACATTGGGGAAGGCTTAAAGAAGCTCATTGCCGATCTTTTTTTAGCGGACAATCTAGAGCCCTCGGAACTTATCGAACTGGAAATGGAATTTTTACGCATCTACGAAGAAGAGATGTTTAATAG is drawn from Bdellovibrio sp. ArHS and contains these coding sequences:
- a CDS encoding OmpA family protein codes for the protein MRRCKALSLLALSVWILNACATKEEPREYYRPATDSASANAPKSSVAALGKTGDEDLSRSTKFTALSQNIRFDPKSTALSASNRRALDGIADEMKKSINSFKTVRVTGFSDAIGDSSENQDISEQRALAVQDYLVKKGIPEEKIEAIGMGAVQSDMMGSESQQARDRRVDFEIVE